One Narcine bancroftii isolate sNarBan1 chromosome 3, sNarBan1.hap1, whole genome shotgun sequence DNA window includes the following coding sequences:
- the LOC138757108 gene encoding spidroin-2-like produces MREGGKERGRVGFEGGPGVQGARQPLSLPGRNGVGAPLEAAAVASLPLSRVGTGWGRHWRQRLQPLSLSRVGTGWGRPGDSGCSPSLSPGSERGGGAPETAAAAPLSLPGRNGVGAPRRQRLQPLSLSPGSERGGGAPETAAAASLSLPGRNGVGAPLEAAAAAPLSLPGRNGVGAPRRQRLQPLSLSRVGTGWGRPWRQRLQPLSLSRVGTGWGRPGGSGCSLSLSPGSERGGGAPETAAAASLSLSRVGTGWGRPGGSGCSPSLSPGSERGGGAPETAAAVPLSLPGRNGVGAPRRQRLQPLSLSRVGTGWGRPGGSGCSLSLSPGSERGGGAPETAAAASLSLSRVGTGWGRPGGSACSPSLSPGSERGGGAPGGSGCSPSLSPGSERGGGAPGGSGCSLSLSPGSERGGGAPGGSGCSPSLSPGSERGGGAPGGSGCSPPAPGPGPCRRRRRDPGHQPHLGVKFRD; encoded by the coding sequence atgagggagggagggaaggaaagagggcgAGTGGGGTTTGAGGGTGGCCCGGGTGTCCAGGGCGCCAGgcagcccctctctctcccgGGTCGGAACGGGGTGGGGGCGCCCCTGGAGGCAGCGGCTGtagcctctctccctctctcccgggTCGGAACGGGGTGGGGGCGCCACTGGAGGCAGCGGCtgcagcccctctctctctcccgggTCGGAACGGGGTGGGGGCGCCCCGGAGACAGCGGCtgcagcccctctctctctcccgggTCGGAACGGGGTGGGGGCGCCCCGGAGACAGCGGCtgcagcccctctctctctcccgggTCGGAACGGGGTGGGGGCGCCCCGGAGGCAGCggctgcagcctctctctctctctcccgggtCGGAACGGGGTGGGGGCGCCCCGGAGACAGCggctgcagcctctctctctctcccgggtCGGAACGGGGTGGGGGCGCCCCTGGAGGCAGCGGCtgcagcccctctctctctcccgggTCGGAACGGGGTGGGGGCGCCCCGGAGGCAGCGGCtgcagcccctctctctctcccgggTCGGAACGGGGTGGGGGCGCCCCTGGAGGCAGCGGCtgcagcccctctctctctcccgggTCGGAACGGGGTGGGGGCGCCCCGGAGGCAGCggctgcagcctctctctctctcccgggtCGGAACGGGGTGGGGGCGCCCCGGAGACAGCggctgcagcctctctctctctctcccgggtCGGAACGGGGTGGGGGCGCCCCGGAGGCAGCGGCtgcagcccctctctctctcccgggTCGGAACGGGGTGGGGGCGCCCCGGAGACAGCGGCtgcagtccctctctctctcccgggTCGGAACGGGGTGGGGGCGCCCCGGAGACAGCGGCtgcagcccctctctctctcccgggTCGGAACGGGGTGGGGGCGCCCCGGAGGCAGCggctgcagcctctctctctctcccgggtCGGAACGGGGTGGGGGCGCCCCGGAGACAGCggctgcagcctctctctctctctcccgggtCGGAACGGGGTGGGGGCGCCCCGGAGGCAGCGCCtgcagcccctctctctctcccgggTCGGAACGGGGTGGGGGCGCCCCTGGAGGCAGCGGCtgcagtccctctctctctcccgggTCGGAACGGGGTGGGGGCGCCCCTGGAGGCAGCggctgcagcctctctctctctcccgggtCGGAACGGGGTGGGGGCGCCCCCGGAGGCAGCGGCtgcagcccctctctctctcccgggTCGGAACGGGGTGGGGGCGCCCCTGGAGGCAGCGGCTGCAGTCCGCCCGCCCCCGGTCCCGGTCCCTGTAGGAGGCGCCGGCGGGATCCTGGACACCAACCTCACCTTGGTGTAAAGTTCCGAGACTGA